TGCTGAAAATTCAGTATCTTTGTCAATCGATATCTCCTCATTTCTTCATCACAAATTCTCACACTGAAAGTTATAACAACTTCAATCAATGACCACCGACAACAGCAAAGATCTGCTCCCGATGATTATCGAGGGAATACAAGAACGCAAAGGAAAAAACATCACTGTGGTTGATCTCAGCAGCATAGAGAGTGCGGCTGCTTCCCGCTTCGTTATATGTGAGGGCACCTCCACTCAGCATGTAGCCGCTGTTGCTGACAGCATCCGCGAATACATTTTTGACAAGTCCCGTATCAAGCCTTACAATTATGACGGATATGGAAATTCACAATGGATAGTCATAGATTACGATGATACGCTTGTGCACATTTTTGTTCCTGAGATGCGTCGACTCTACGATCTTGAAGGGCTTTGGAGCGATGCGTCCATCACAGATGTCCCTGATCTTGACTAAGGCATAAACCAATATACCTCAAATGGATACTCCTAACAATAAACCTAAGAAATCTGGTATACGTTTCAGTATGTACTGGGCGTATGCCATAATAATAGTGTTCCTTCTCGGGATGCTCTATATTGATGATAACTCTCTGACAAAAGATGTGAGCTACTCCAAGTTCGAGCAATATGTCGAGTCGGGAGGTGTCAAGAAGATTACGGTCTTCACCAATACTAACAGGGCTGAGGCTGAAGTCTCCGATTCGCTGGCAAGCACCATATTCCATGAGGCGCAGTTCAAGCCTGGAAGCGGTACTGTAGCCCATATCATCACTGACATCCCTTCTGCCGATAAGATGAAGGATCAGATTGATGCCTGGAGCGAGGCAGG
The nucleotide sequence above comes from Duncaniella freteri. Encoded proteins:
- the rsfS gene encoding ribosome silencing factor; the protein is MTTDNSKDLLPMIIEGIQERKGKNITVVDLSSIESAAASRFVICEGTSTQHVAAVADSIREYIFDKSRIKPYNYDGYGNSQWIVIDYDDTLVHIFVPEMRRLYDLEGLWSDASITDVPDLD